The DNA window GCACCAGATTGTCCGGATCTACCCCGTAGAGGACCCGAAAGTCCGGTTCAGCCACGACCGTCTGCTTCGCGGCAACGCCCAACCGGAGCGAGAGCGGATCGAGTGGATCGTAGGTAAGACCGATCGACTCCGTGACGGTCCCCGGGGCAAAAAACGAGGAGGTTCGAACGGGAGGGTCCTCGCCGATCCGCGGGTTGTTGGGGTCCACACCCGCTTCATCTTCATACGGGTTGTCGGAGTACGCAAACCCAGGCGCAAATTGCGTCCGAAGGTCCCCGGCCAGGGTGGGACTGAACGTGTTGAAAAAGCCGTCCCCCTGATACTGCAGGTTGGCCTGCAGGCGGATCCGGTCCTCCGCCTTCCGGACCTCTTGATCTTCCTGGTTGATGTAGCCGAGGGCGAACCGTGCGGTGTACGCCTGCGCCCAGCGGTCCCCCTTCCGCTCGGTGGCCCCGTCCAGCGAGGTCGTGAACGACAGCGAGTTGACTCCTCCCTCCTGCCAGTTGCGATACGCGGCCTGCGAGACGGAAATCTTGCCGGTCAGTTCTGAGTCCCACTCCGCGTCGGCCGTATCGGAGGTCGGGCTCTCTTGGGGATTGGGGAGCGAGGGCAGTCCCGGCTGGGCCGAAACGGGGAGTCCCACCAGGAAAAGACAAAGGACTGCGAGGGCGCTAGAAATGGGGTGATAGGGCATCGCGTCGGAAAGCTAGAGAAAAAATAAAACGAGACCAGCCGGCAACACTACGACCAGCCGTCAGCAGTCAAGGCCGCTCCTCAACGCAAAAAGCCCTTGCCGACAAAAAGCAAGGGCTTCTTCCGCGACGTGAAACGTCGGATCGGTGACCAATTCGCCCCACCCGTGCGCTCCAGAAGTGTGGCGATCGGGGGGACGGATTGGCCCCTGAGAAGCTAAAGCTCTTCGTTCTTAATGTCCTGGATTTCTTGCCGGATTTCGTGGGACAACTTCTTCAGCTTCATGAGGCTCTTCCGGGCGCGTGTGCCGGCGGCCTTGTTGCCCTTCTCGTAAAACTTCATCAGGTCCTCTTCGGCACCCTCAAGGGTTTCGGACAGCTCGCTGTAGCGTTCCTCAAATGTACTCATGCGATAACCTCAACAAATGTGAGCGTGAATGATTCGATTGTGCAGCAAGAACATAATGGCCCCCTCAGCCGCTGTCAAGCCGGATCTCGGCCGGAGTACGGTCCCGATTGCGTCCGCGTCTGATTTGTCAGAAGGTTCAATCGGTGGGCTCATTCGGGCGGCGGCTCCGGCCGGACCCGCGTCCCCGTGGGCGCACTGCCGCTAAACAACCCTTGCAGGTTCGTGACCCGGACCGGCACCTCCGTCTCCACCAGGCGGCGCACGGCGGCCGGCTCCGGAACCGGGTGATCGCCCAGGGCCGTGCTCTCAATCTCCGACTGCACCCCGCCCGTCTCGTCGGGCACCCCTGCAACGTCGGCGGTCGTCAGCACGCAAATCTCCGGCTCAAACGCCTCCCCCAGCGCCCGCGCCAATGCCCGCACGGCCGCCTCCGTACCCACTTCGTGCACGGTTCCGGTGTCCGAGGCCTCGACGAGGGCGGACACGACCGGAACGACGTGTTGCTTGAGAAGGGCCGATAGCCATCCCACGTTGGCCGCCTGCAGGGAGGCATCGTCGCCCAGCCGAAACAGACCGCGATCCACGCCCTGAATCCCCACGGTGGAGACGACCTCGTCGGTGAGTGCCGCCACAATGTCCTGGTTGACCTCCCGCACGGCCCGCTCCACCAGCCGCCGCTGGTCTTCGGTCTCCACGTCAATCACTCCGCCGCTGCGCTCCGGGAAATAGCCCTGCGCCTCCAGGGTGCGTTCGACCTTCTCGCCGCTTCCGTGCACCAGGACGCAGGTCGGCGCGTCCGTCCCCGCATTGGAGAAGTGCTGGGCCAACGATTTGAGGAAGAGCTCGTCCCCAAGGTGATGCCGATCAAGGTACACGAGATAGAGGGATTGCATGGGGCGAAGGCCTGCAGTGGAGCGTCGAGAGAGGATGCGCGTCGGTACACTACCAATGCACGCGGCACCGGCACGATTCGTCCCCGCGGCGTCTGCCGGTCCGCGATGGGGGGAGGGGGATTGATGGGGGGAAGGCGCAGCCATTCCCCGTCGGGCCCTGCTACGCCCAAAACAAAAAAGCACAGTGCCGGGCCGTCCCCGACACTGCGCAGTTTTGCTTCGTCCGTATGGCGACGCGCCGATGCCTGGCGGTTAGTTGTCCTCCGGGTTGGGGGCCGCAGTGGACTCTTCGGGCGCCCCGTCGCCCCGGTCCACCGGCTCGGTCATGTCGTCGACCATCTCGTCGAGGTCGAGGTCGTCGGTGTCGCCCGGTTCGCGGTCCACCGCGCGGGGGTCCTCGCCCTCCCCCTCAAACTGCGGGATGTGCTCCTGCGGGTGCTCTTTGCCCGCGTCGCGCCCCAGGGGACTGCCCTCGTGGATGTAGAAGTCGTCGTTGGGCAGGGTGTCGCTGTGCGCACGGGCGGCCTCCGCGGCGTCTCGCATGCTCTCGTCCGCATTGTCGCGCATCCTGCCGAAGTTGCGGTGGATTTTGCGCCTGAACCACTCGAAGAGGTACTCAAACGCGGCACGGTCCCGCTCGAATTCCGGCCCGAACTCGCCGGAGCGAAGCTGGTCGTCCATCTTCGAGAGCGACGATGCGAGCGCGAAGAGGTAAATGGCATTGTCCGCCACACGGGCCTGCTGGGCCTGGTGCTTTACCACGTCCTCCCGTTCCCACTTGCTTACGAGCTTGAAGTAGTGGGAGTGCTTCTGGACGAGCGACGCGAGCGTGTCGGCCTGTTCCTGAAGGGCCGGGTGGACGCCGTTGATCTCGGGCGCACGCGGCTTCAGCCCGAGGAACAGTTGGGCCCCCATCGGCAGGGCCTTCTTAATCACCGCCGGCGTGGTTGCGGCCGTCAGAATGCGCGAGAGGTTGTCGCCGATCGACTCGTCCGAGTCCCACAGCAGCGCCTCTTGGATCGACACCATCTTCTCGGCGAGCTGCTTTCCGCCGTACGCGAAGATGAAGGACTGCATGACCTCATTGGAGCCCTCCACGATGCCGTGGATGCGGTTGTCGCGCCACGCCCGCTCCAGCTCGTGTTCGGTCATGTAGCCCTCCCCGCCCATGACCTGCAGCGCCTCGTCAATGACGTTCCACCCGAAGTCGGAGCAAAACACCTTGGTGATGGCCGTCTCTACCATAATGTCGTCCTCCCCTTGGTCGAGGAGCCCCGTCATCATGTAGAGCATGGCGTCCATCGCGTAGGTCACCGCCGACATGCGGGCGATCTTCTGCTTCACGAGCTCAAAATCCGCCAGGGGCCGCTCGAACTGGTAGCGCGTCTGGGCCCACTTGATACCCTGATCCCGCGCCGCCTTGGCGGCACCGGTCACGCCCGCACTGAGCGTGCACCGCCCGTAGTTGAGGCACGAGAGTGCGACCTTCAGGCCTGCCCCCTCCTCGTGGAGGACGTTCTCCTCCGGGACGCGGACGTCGTTGAAGCGGAAGCGGGCCTGCCACGTCCCGCGGATGCCGGTCTTCGCGCGGTTCTTCTCAAACACCTCCACCCCGTCCATGTCCGGCGTCACGATGAGCGCGTTCACGCCCTGCTGCTCCAGCTCGCCCGTCTCGGGGTTGGGCACCATGTTCTTGCACATAACGGTGCACAGCCCGCTCATGGCGCCCGAGGTGGACCATTTCTTCTCGCCATTCAGGATGTAGTCGCCGTCGTCCGTCTTCACAGAGAAGGACTCCTGCGCCGCCGCGTCGGACCCCACGTTCGGCTCCGACAAGCAGAAGGCACTCAGCTCCTCCCGGGCGACAAGGGGCAGGTATTTTTCCTTCTGCTCCTCCGTTCCGAACATCACGATCGCCTTGCAGCCGATCGACTGGTGCGCCGACACCATGACGGCCGTGGACGCGCAGTAGCGACCGATCATCTCCAGCACCCGGTTGTAGCTCGTGACCCCGAGCCCAAGTCCCCCGTATTCTTCCGGGATGATCATCCCCATCACACCCATGTCGAACAGCCGGTCGATCACCCACTCCGGAATGTATTGCTCCTGGTCGATCTCGACCCGCGGGTGCTCGTTTTCCAGGTACGCTTCGAGCTCCTCCAGCAGGGCATCACACCGCTCTCGCTCCTCGTCTCCTTCCTGGGGGTAAGGAAACAAGAGGTCGTCGCGGAGGCGCCCCCAGAAGGCGTTCTTGATAAACCCCATGTCCTCCGGCTCGGGGCCCATCATCGTCTCGATGTTCTCAATCATTTTCTGGTCCTCTTCGGAGACCCCTTTGATGTCACTGAGTCCTTGGTCTGCCATGGTTGGTCGGAGTGGTTTGTGTGCGAGACGTGAAGGGCGTCGGCGGGCGTCGGCGGGCGTCGGCCAACGATACCCAACGGGAGTCCGAAGCGACATTTCCCGAGCCCCCATCATGTCTGAGGGGCGCCTTGAAAGGGCTTCCATCAGGTTCCAAAACTGGTAATTGCCTGTTTGCATTCGGTTCCTTCCACAGGCTTTCCCCAATCGGAATTCTCAGGGCCTTTTTGGACCGGACGGGGGGTTGCGTGCGCCCGACCAAACCGCTACGTTTGGACGGCGCGTCCTTCCGATCAGTCTAGCAGACGCATGTCGACTTCCTTCTCCCGCCGCCTCCGCCGTCTTCAGTCCCAGAAAGAGACGGCACTCTGCGTGGGGCTCGACCCCGTCCCCGCGCGGTTTCCGCCCTCTCTCCAGGACGGCCGGCTCCGCACGGACGCCGTACGCGCCTTCTGCACGACCATCGTGGAGGCGACCGCCCCCTACGCCTGCGCGTTCAAGCCCAACTTCGCGTTCTTCGAGGCCTTGGGCCCGGCGGGCCTGACCGTCCTGGACCAGGTGGTGACGACAATCCCCGACGACTGCTTGGTGCTGGGCGACGCCAAGCGCGGCGACATCGGCCACTCGGCCCGCCACTACGCCGCGTCGATCTACGAGGAGCTGGGGCTGGACGCCTGCACCGTCTCGCCGTACCTAGGCCGGGACAGTGTGATGCCCTTTCTGGAGCACGAGGGCACCTGCACGTTCGTCCTCGCCCGCACGTCCAACGACGGGGCCGCCGACCTGCAGGAGGCCTGCACCTGCGACGGCACGCCCCTCTACCGGCACGTGGCGCGGCGGGTACAGGCGTGGAATGCGGACGCCCCCGGGGGGGCCGGCCTCGTGGTCGGTGCAACGGCCCCCGCGGCGCTGCAGGACCTCCGGTCCCTGTGCCCGTCCCTTCCCTTTTTGGTGCCGGGCGTCGGGGCGCAGGGGGGCGATGCGGCGGCCGTCATGGACGCGGCGGCGACCGACGAGGGACCTGTACTCGTCAATTCGAGCCGCAGCATCCTCTACGCCTCCGAGGGGCCCAACTATGCCAACGCCGCCGCCGACGCCGCCCGAGCGCTCCGCGACGCCCTCAACGGCGGAGCGTCCTCTAGTCGAGGTGCTCCGTCGCCGCCTGCGTGACC is part of the Salinibacter ruber DSM 13855 genome and encodes:
- a CDS encoding DUF3078 domain-containing protein, which encodes MGLPVSAQPGLPSLPNPQESPTSDTADAEWDSELTGKISVSQAAYRNWQEGGVNSLSFTTSLDGATERKGDRWAQAYTARFALGYINQEDQEVRKAEDRIRLQANLQYQGDGFFNTFSPTLAGDLRTQFAPGFAYSDNPYEDEAGVDPNNPRIGEDPPVRTSSFFAPGTVTESIGLTYDPLDPLSLRLGVAAKQTVVAEPDFRVLYGVDPDNLVRSEAGGQFSANLDQQLSESIRYRSQLDVFFAVNQLDNPPDAVWDNVINLQVNDWITTDLEFVALFDEDTSSAIQIREAISVGVSFTLL
- a CDS encoding histone H1; this encodes MSTFEERYSELSETLEGAEEDLMKFYEKGNKAAGTRARKSLMKLKKLSHEIRQEIQDIKNEEL
- a CDS encoding acetylglutamate kinase: MQSLYLVYLDRHHLGDELFLKSLAQHFSNAGTDAPTCVLVHGSGEKVERTLEAQGYFPERSGGVIDVETEDQRRLVERAVREVNQDIVAALTDEVVSTVGIQGVDRGLFRLGDDASLQAANVGWLSALLKQHVVPVVSALVEASDTGTVHEVGTEAAVRALARALGEAFEPEICVLTTADVAGVPDETGGVQSEIESTALGDHPVPEPAAVRRLVETEVPVRVTNLQGLFSGSAPTGTRVRPEPPPE
- a CDS encoding acyl-CoA dehydrogenase family protein, which translates into the protein MADQGLSDIKGVSEEDQKMIENIETMMGPEPEDMGFIKNAFWGRLRDDLLFPYPQEGDEERERCDALLEELEAYLENEHPRVEIDQEQYIPEWVIDRLFDMGVMGMIIPEEYGGLGLGVTSYNRVLEMIGRYCASTAVMVSAHQSIGCKAIVMFGTEEQKEKYLPLVAREELSAFCLSEPNVGSDAAAQESFSVKTDDGDYILNGEKKWSTSGAMSGLCTVMCKNMVPNPETGELEQQGVNALIVTPDMDGVEVFEKNRAKTGIRGTWQARFRFNDVRVPEENVLHEEGAGLKVALSCLNYGRCTLSAGVTGAAKAARDQGIKWAQTRYQFERPLADFELVKQKIARMSAVTYAMDAMLYMMTGLLDQGEDDIMVETAITKVFCSDFGWNVIDEALQVMGGEGYMTEHELERAWRDNRIHGIVEGSNEVMQSFIFAYGGKQLAEKMVSIQEALLWDSDESIGDNLSRILTAATTPAVIKKALPMGAQLFLGLKPRAPEINGVHPALQEQADTLASLVQKHSHYFKLVSKWEREDVVKHQAQQARVADNAIYLFALASSLSKMDDQLRSGEFGPEFERDRAAFEYLFEWFRRKIHRNFGRMRDNADESMRDAAEAARAHSDTLPNDDFYIHEGSPLGRDAGKEHPQEHIPQFEGEGEDPRAVDREPGDTDDLDLDEMVDDMTEPVDRGDGAPEESTAAPNPEDN
- the pyrF gene encoding orotidine-5'-phosphate decarboxylase, coding for MSTSFSRRLRRLQSQKETALCVGLDPVPARFPPSLQDGRLRTDAVRAFCTTIVEATAPYACAFKPNFAFFEALGPAGLTVLDQVVTTIPDDCLVLGDAKRGDIGHSARHYAASIYEELGLDACTVSPYLGRDSVMPFLEHEGTCTFVLARTSNDGAADLQEACTCDGTPLYRHVARRVQAWNADAPGGAGLVVGATAPAALQDLRSLCPSLPFLVPGVGAQGGDAAAVMDAAATDEGPVLVNSSRSILYASEGPNYANAAADAARALRDALNGGASSSRGAPSPPA